A genome region from Larimichthys crocea isolate SSNF unplaced genomic scaffold, L_crocea_2.0 scaffold319, whole genome shotgun sequence includes the following:
- the LOC113744934 gene encoding putative nuclease HARBI1: MACPFDHDPVDEGAAILRRELHICRQRVLRPRIDISALPDNFLFERYRFTSQSIIYIHNLIRPHISNITSRSHALTSQQILCVALRFFANGSFLYNIGDAEHLSKATVCRAIRRVCLALKRLLPIFVVFPGHKPVRAIKEEFHRIAGFPNVIGCIDGTHIPITAPSHNEADYVNRKSIHSINVQIICDAAHIISNVEAPSTCQLCRMAERSETRFVLITFEFKAPPQIKT; the protein is encoded by the exons ATGGCGTGTCCTTTTGATCACGATCCTGTGGACGAAGGTGCAGCAATCCTGCGCAGGGAATTACATATCTGTCGGCAGAGAGTACTCAGACCACGCATAGATATTTCAGCCCTCCCggacaattttctttttgagcGGTACCGTTTTACTTCACAGTCTataatttacatacacaacCTCATCCGTCcgcacatttcaaacatcacgAGTCGCAGTCATGCGCTCACATCgcagcagattttgtgtgtggcgCTGCGTTTTTTTGCCAATGGCAGTTTTTTGTATAACATCGGAGATGCTGAGCACTTGAGTAAGGCAACTGTATGCAGGGCCATCAGAAGAGTCTGCCTCGCCCTGAAAAGACTTTTACCTATATTTGTTGTCTTCCCTGGACACAAACCTGTCAGGGCCATTAAGGAAGAGTTCCACAGGATCGCAG gatttcccaatgtgattggctgcataGATGGTACGCACATTCCCATCACGGCTCCCTCACATAATGAGGCTGATTATGTGAATAGGAAGTCCATTCACAGCATTAATGTGCAG ATCATATGTGATGCTGCACACATAATCTCCAATGTGGAGGCCCCGTCCACCTGCCAGCTATGCAGGATGGCCGAGCGGTCAGAGACACGATTTGTACTAATCACTTTTGAGTTTAAAGCaccaccacaaataaaaacatga
- the cyp27a3 gene encoding cytochrome P450 codes for MLRKSLVNIGLRVNRAQHEGIQRVTARCGDNRRRDASTGTATVMSDNVKLKTMEDLGGPSFMTTLNWLFVKGYFQTTQQLQIEHRKIYGPLWKSTYGPLVVVNVASAELIEQVLRQEGRHPVRTDMPHWRSYRELRNQAQGPLTEMGAKWQRIRSILNPRMLKPKHVSSYANTINEVVTDFMDRVAWLRKTSGKGVIVNDVTGELYKFAFEGICSVLFENRMGCLNEEVPEETQKFIFSVGEMFRLSQIIVLFPKSIWPYLPFWKQFVVTWDYLFKVAEELVQKKIEEIQEKVHLHKDVEGAYLTHLLLSDQMTVTEILGSITELLLAGVDTTSNTISWCLYLLAKDPEIQEQLYQEVIGVCPGDKVPISDDIAKMPYLKAVIRETLRLYPVVPGNARIAVEDEIVVGDYLFPKKTLFHLCHYTVSYDENIFPNPHAFQPQRWLRGAEEKIKQQHPFGSVPFGFGIRACLGRRVAELEMYLILSRLIKHYEVRPDPAGTTVKPITRTLLCPAKPINLQFLDRRDKQEESRAAARVSL; via the exons ATGTTGAGGAAATCTCTGGTAAATATCGGACTGCGAGTGAACCGTGCGCAACACGAAGGGATTCAGAGAGTGACGGCGAGATGTGGGGACAACCGCCGCCGCGACGCGTCCACCGGCACCGCCACGGTGATGAGTGACAACGTCAAACTGAAAACCATGGAAGATTTAGGCGGACCGAGTTTTATGACCACCTTAAATTGGCTCTTTGTAAAGGGCTATTTCCAAACGACACAACAATTGCAG ATCGAGCACAGGAAGATCTATGGTCCTCTGTGGAAGTCAACGTATGGCCCTCTGGTTGTGGTGAACGTGGCCAGTGCTGAGCTGATAGAGCAGGTGCTGAGGCAGGAGGGAAGACACCCGGTCCGGACAGACATGCCCCACTGGAGGAGCTATAGAGAGCTCAGGAACCAGGCTCAAGGACCTCTGACAGA AATGGGGGCCAAGTGGCAGCGCATTCGCAGCATCCTGAATCCTCGGATGTTGAAGCCCAAACATGTCTCCTCATACGCTAACACCATCAACGAAGTGGTGACAGACTTCATGGACAGAGTGGCCTGGCTGAGGAAAACCAGTGGCAAGGGAGTTATAGTCAATGACGTGACTGGAGAACTCTACAAATTTGCCTTTGAAG GAATCTGTTCAGTGTTGTTTGAGAACCGTATGGGCTGCTTGAATGAGGAGGTGCCAGAGGAAACCCAAAAGTTTATCTTCTCTGTGGGGGAAATGTTCAGACTCTCCCAAATCATCGTCCTCTTCCCCAAGTCCATCTGGCCCTACCTGCCATTCTGGAAACAGTTTGTGGTGACCTGGGATTATCTCTTCAAAGTCG CTGAAGAGTTGGTGCAGAAAAAAATTGAGGAGATCCAGGAGAAGGTGCACCTGCACAAGGATGTGGAGGGAGCGTACctcacacacctgctgctcAGTGATCAGATGACAGTCACCGAGATCCTGGGCAGCATCACAGAGCTCCTGCTGGCAGGAGTCGACACA ACCTCCAACACGATCTCCTGGTGCCTGTACCTCCTGGCGAAGGATCCAGAGATCCAAGAACAATTATATCAGGAAGTGATAGGTGTTTGCCCTGGAGATAAGGTGCCCATTAGTGATGACATTGCTAAGATGCCGTATCTGAAGGCTGTCATCAGAGAGACTTTACG GCTGTATCCAGTGGTACCAGGAAATGCCCGCATCGCTGTTGAAGATGAAATTGTAGTGGGAGATTATCTCTTTCCAAAAAAG ACACTGTTCCACCTGTGCCACTACACTGTGTCCTATGATGAGAATATTTTCCCTAACCCCCATGCCTTCCAGCCACAGCGCTGGCTCCGCggagcagaggagaagattAAGCAGCAGCACCCGTTTGGGTCAGTGCCATTCGGTTTTGGAATCCGGGCGTGTCTGGGCAGACGGGTGGCTGAGCTGGAGATGTATCTCATCCTATCCAGG ttaaTAAAACACTACGAAGTGAGGCCAGATCCTGCTGGAACCACAGTTAAGCCAATCACCAGGACCCTGCTTTGTCCTGCTAAGCCAATCAACCTGCAGTTTCTGGACAGAAGAGACAAGCAGGAGGAGTCAAGAGCAGCAGCAAGAGTTTCTCTGTGA